Proteins co-encoded in one endosymbiont 'TC1' of Trimyema compressum genomic window:
- a CDS encoding chromate transporter, translated as MNKKVKTARPLTSRSLFLVFLKVGTLVLGGGPIILVAFRSEIVDMRQWMTAEEFDLRLPIVQSLPGPFGLNGAFMLGHLLLKKKGALLGIIGILFPSTAIILVLKLLVSSQEFIPILLEKFLYGVNLAASGLVFLMALDLLRRFSKKKVPIAIFLITLIGVLVFKLTPLIFIAMAIIIGVLVALIGGKTDDIS; from the coding sequence ATGAACAAAAAAGTAAAGACAGCTAGACCATTAACCAGTCGGTCTTTGTTTTTAGTTTTCTTAAAAGTAGGTACACTAGTTTTAGGAGGGGGTCCTATTATATTAGTGGCCTTTAGAAGTGAAATTGTAGACATGAGACAATGGATGACAGCTGAAGAATTTGATTTAAGGTTACCCATTGTACAAAGTTTACCAGGTCCTTTTGGATTAAATGGTGCTTTCATGTTAGGTCACCTTCTTTTAAAAAAGAAGGGGGCCTTGCTGGGTATCATTGGTATACTTTTTCCATCTACAGCTATTATACTGGTACTCAAATTATTGGTGAGTAGCCAAGAATTCATACCGATTCTATTAGAGAAGTTTTTATATGGTGTTAACTTAGCAGCTAGTGGATTAGTCTTTTTAATGGCTCTTGATTTATTGAGAAGGTTTTCTAAGAAGAAGGTTCCTATTGCTATTTTTTTAATTACCTTAATTGGCGTATTAGTTTTTAAATTAACGCCACTTATATTCATAGCCATGGCTATTATTATCGGTGTTCTTGTTGCCTTAATAGGAGGTAAGACAGATGATATTAGTTGA
- the rpmB gene encoding 50S ribosomal protein L28, whose protein sequence is MAKCAVCGKGQISGNRVSHSHVKTRRKWNANLQPVRVEKNGTVKKQMVCSRCLRSGKVERA, encoded by the coding sequence ATGGCAAAATGTGCAGTATGTGGTAAGGGTCAGATATCTGGGAACAGAGTAAGCCACTCCCATGTTAAAACAAGAAGAAAATGGAATGCTAACCTACAACCAGTACGTGTTGAAAAAAATGGAACAGTTAAAAAACAAATGGTTTGTAGCCGTTGCTTACGTTCAGGAAAAGTAGAAAGAGCATAA
- a CDS encoding DAK2 domain-containing protein — protein MKSIEKVEVLLNMMKAAGAQLESQREEVDNLNVFPVPDGDTGTNMYLTIKGALKFIEDSRPETFSQFSESLSKGALMGARGNSGVILSQIFRGFAMGIQNQSTIDGKTLAQAFTLGEEIAYQAVKKPVEGTILTVMKGIKEGANKSAIRKNDVLFVLEESIKAGNKALEKTPEYLPILKESGVVDAGGKGLMVILEGLYRGALGKSVVFESPEDVIQSSIFDEGIQNVEDIKFAYCTEFIILNPTKSNEQLRKDLDDPKRGDSLITIAADGIAKIHMHTNHPGELIEYAIGVGPVTNIKIDNMLEQFVKKHPNKNITKETEKQKPFGFVMVVPGSGLGDIAKSMGVDSILNGGQTMNPSTHDIQEAIATVNAKVVYLLPNNKNIILASEQAAELVKNKKVIVVPSTNIPEGFNSLLAFNEAKKPKENLASMKTSFREITAGAITYAVRDTSVNGLVIKKNQILSMIGKEIIAATKTIDESMDIFLEKAYKDQDILTLYTGNMVSKEDGTKMKKRIEKKYPELEVVLFEGKQPVYYYILSLE, from the coding sequence GTGAAGTCAATAGAAAAAGTTGAGGTTTTATTAAACATGATGAAAGCAGCTGGTGCTCAGCTAGAATCTCAACGTGAAGAAGTGGATAATCTAAATGTCTTTCCTGTTCCAGATGGGGATACAGGTACCAATATGTATTTAACAATTAAAGGTGCTTTAAAGTTTATTGAGGACAGTAGGCCTGAAACCTTTTCTCAATTTTCTGAGAGTTTGTCTAAAGGAGCTCTTATGGGAGCAAGAGGTAATTCAGGAGTAATATTATCTCAAATATTTAGAGGTTTTGCTATGGGGATACAAAATCAAAGTACAATAGATGGGAAAACATTGGCTCAAGCATTTACACTTGGAGAGGAAATTGCTTATCAGGCTGTAAAAAAACCAGTTGAAGGAACTATTTTAACGGTTATGAAAGGCATTAAAGAAGGTGCTAATAAAAGTGCAATTAGAAAAAATGATGTTCTCTTTGTTTTAGAGGAGAGTATTAAGGCTGGAAATAAAGCTTTAGAGAAAACGCCAGAATATCTCCCAATTCTTAAAGAATCTGGTGTAGTTGACGCTGGTGGTAAAGGTCTAATGGTTATACTAGAGGGGCTATACAGAGGTGCATTAGGCAAATCTGTAGTTTTTGAGTCTCCAGAAGATGTTATTCAATCCTCTATTTTTGATGAAGGGATTCAAAATGTAGAAGATATTAAATTTGCTTACTGTACAGAGTTTATTATTTTAAATCCTACAAAAAGCAATGAACAATTAAGAAAAGACTTAGATGATCCTAAAAGAGGTGATAGTTTAATTACTATTGCTGCTGATGGTATTGCTAAAATCCATATGCATACTAACCATCCAGGTGAACTAATTGAATATGCAATTGGTGTTGGTCCTGTCACCAATATAAAAATTGACAATATGTTAGAACAGTTTGTAAAAAAACATCCAAACAAAAATATTACTAAAGAAACTGAAAAGCAAAAGCCCTTTGGCTTTGTTATGGTGGTTCCGGGTAGTGGTTTAGGGGATATAGCTAAAAGCATGGGCGTTGACTCTATTTTAAATGGAGGACAGACTATGAACCCAAGTACCCATGATATTCAAGAAGCTATTGCTACAGTAAATGCTAAAGTTGTTTATTTATTGCCCAACAATAAAAATATTATTTTAGCTTCAGAACAAGCAGCTGAATTAGTAAAAAATAAAAAAGTTATTGTTGTTCCAAGTACTAATATCCCTGAAGGGTTTAATAGTCTTTTAGCATTTAATGAGGCTAAGAAACCAAAGGAAAATTTAGCAAGTATGAAAACATCTTTTAGAGAGATAACAGCAGGGGCTATTACTTATGCAGTAAGAGATACATCAGTTAATGGCTTAGTTATCAAAAAAAATCAGATATTGTCGATGATAGGCAAAGAGATTATTGCTGCTACGAAAACTATTGATGAGTCTATGGATATATTTTTAGAAAAAGCTTATAAAGATCAAGATATTCTAACACTATATACAGGCAATATGGTTTCTAAAGAAGATGGAACAAAGATGAAAAAAAGAATTGAAAAGAAATATCCTGAGTTAGAGGTAGTCTTATTTGAGGGTAAACAACCTGTTTATTACTACATTCTATCTCTAGAATAG
- a CDS encoding DUF4352 domain-containing protein — MKRKTLVILSILILLLVVAICITFFKENSSPEDSLLTYKVENSVIENNTAHIKFTVTVERGKNIDPISQVRLVEENNLASYPINGYPKILLSKGESKEFQFTFHFPSSEKATLEITSSGGNTENLVLSFPEVATREQGVKIEDSSLAIGEDLTIGSSEKYLVNNYRFSQVGDTLPPEGMVYLIVNMTLENVSDYKGTVVYLNKDNFSLKNYAGQFYEKGSDKAVGTKKADKDALQKGEKTAFDVAFVVPKTEKKFQLFLNGKKIFIIEKTEKQ, encoded by the coding sequence GTGAAAAGAAAAACTTTAGTTATTCTTTCAATTTTAATATTGCTACTAGTAGTAGCAATTTGTATTACTTTTTTTAAAGAAAATTCATCACCTGAGGATAGTTTATTGACTTATAAAGTGGAAAATTCTGTTATTGAAAATAATACGGCTCATATTAAATTTACTGTTACTGTTGAAAGAGGGAAAAACATTGACCCTATTTCACAGGTACGGTTAGTTGAGGAGAATAATTTAGCATCTTATCCAATAAATGGTTATCCCAAAATTTTGCTTTCAAAAGGTGAAAGCAAAGAATTTCAATTTACATTTCATTTTCCAAGTTCGGAAAAAGCTACTCTTGAAATCACCAGCAGTGGTGGCAATACTGAAAATCTTGTATTGTCTTTTCCAGAAGTTGCGACAAGAGAACAAGGAGTGAAGATTGAGGATTCTTCTTTAGCCATAGGGGAAGATTTGACAATAGGAAGCTCAGAAAAATATTTAGTAAATAATTATCGCTTTTCTCAAGTGGGGGATACACTACCGCCAGAAGGCATGGTCTATTTAATTGTTAATATGACATTGGAAAATGTGAGTGATTACAAAGGAACTGTAGTCTATCTAAACAAAGATAATTTTAGTCTAAAAAATTACGCTGGACAATTTTATGAAAAAGGTAGTGATAAAGCTGTAGGGACAAAAAAAGCTGATAAGGATGCTTTACAGAAGGGTGAGAAGACTGCTTTTGATGTGGCTTTTGTAGTTCCTAAAACTGAAAAGAAATTTCAGTTATTTTTAAATGGAAAAAAGATATTTATTATCGAAAAAACTGAAAAGCAATAG
- a CDS encoding Asp23/Gls24 family envelope stress response protein gives MVELKTTDSGKIDISENLISKVAGKAAIECYGVVGMVSRNFRDGIQKFFGKEQYDKGVEVVNTDDKCQINVHVILAYGGKIDAIAQNVMDQVVYAIDQYIPNLDKVVNVYVDDISILK, from the coding sequence ATGGTTGAGTTAAAAACAACAGATTCAGGTAAAATTGATATTTCTGAGAATCTAATTAGCAAGGTTGCAGGTAAAGCCGCAATTGAATGCTATGGTGTTGTAGGTATGGTATCAAGAAACTTTAGAGATGGTATTCAAAAGTTTTTTGGTAAAGAGCAATATGATAAAGGCGTTGAAGTTGTTAATACAGATGATAAATGCCAAATTAATGTTCATGTGATTTTAGCTTACGGTGGAAAAATCGATGCTATAGCTCAAAATGTGATGGATCAAGTTGTTTATGCAATTGATCAATATATCCCAAATTTAGATAAAGTTGTCAATGTTTATGTTGATGATATTTCCATTTTAAAATAA
- a CDS encoding chromate transporter: MILVELFLTFMMIGLFGFGGGYAILPVVEREAMNHSWLTKELFNRYVGFSNITPGPVSIKMATWIGLEQGGFFGSLVATIGFALPGLILTYLVLKAWDKYNERQWFQNVNFYLISVIGALFVQTAILLFSGVPFSMMGIVIFVIIFLLALSNKISSIVLLLLGGLLGMILL, encoded by the coding sequence ATGATATTAGTTGAGCTTTTTTTAACATTTATGATGATTGGTCTTTTTGGCTTCGGCGGAGGCTATGCAATTTTACCAGTTGTTGAGAGAGAAGCTATGAATCATAGTTGGTTGACTAAAGAGCTTTTTAATAGGTATGTAGGATTCTCGAATATAACTCCTGGACCTGTTTCCATTAAAATGGCAACTTGGATTGGCTTGGAACAAGGTGGGTTCTTTGGTTCTTTAGTTGCAACCATTGGGTTTGCACTTCCTGGATTAATTTTAACTTATCTGGTATTGAAAGCTTGGGATAAATATAATGAGAGACAATGGTTTCAAAATGTAAATTTTTATTTAATAAGTGTTATAGGGGCTTTGTTTGTGCAAACAGCAATCTTGTTATTTTCAGGGGTCCCATTTAGTATGATGGGTATAGTGATTTTTGTCATTATATTCCTATTGGCTTTAAGTAATAAAATAAGCAGTATTGTTCTGCTATTGCTGGGAGGTTTACTTGGTATGATTCTTTTATAG